The following DNA comes from Anaerobaca lacustris.
GTAGCGTTCGATATGGCCATCAGCCGCATGAAGGACTTCTACGACATTTGGATACTGTCAAAGCAGTTTTCGTTCGAAGGCACACCCCTGTCAACGGCGATCGCTGCTACGTTCAATCGCCGTGGCACGGCCATCTCAGAGGATGTGCCGACCGCCCTGACGGATGAGTTCGCCGCCGACCGAACCAAACAGACGCAATGGATGGCATTCCTGAACCGCAGCGGGCTCACCGATGCGCTGTTTGATCTGCACCGCGTAGTCTGGGACCTGCGGACCTTTCTGCTTGAGCCTCTGCATGCCGCTGCTCAGGGAAAGACCCTCTCAAAGTCCTGGACGCGTGGAGGTCCTTGGATTTGAGATATACCCGCTGACGACTCTCTGGTAGAGACTCCTCGTGCCTGAATTGAGATTCCCCGATTTGCGAAAGGGGTTCCCTTCACTGCTGGTCCAAAGAGGTGTATCGGCCGCGGTAGCTCAAAGGCTATTGGAGCATTCGAGTCCGCAGCTTGCGAATGATGTGTACACCAAAGCCGACCCGGTGTGGCGGCAAGCGGTCGATCTACTAACCGTGTCAGACTGAGCTGGATGAGCCTTGTGGGGAGAGAGGATCACCGTCGATCCTTGCGGCGGAACCGCGACCACCGGGTGTGTCTGCCCTGGCGACGCTGGGACACATACACGTCTGGCGTGCACGTCTCCTCCAGAACGGCTCCGTCCGGACTCTGGACGACGGCGTGAACGTGCACCGCCAGAGGGCGGGTCGAGTACACTCGTCGTCGAAGGGTACCGTAGACCAGCACTTCATCTTCGGTCTGCCAGACACAGGCCGACAGGATGTCCACCCTCTCGCTCGGCCTGGTCTCAACCGAGACAAGACCTTTGCAGCTTAGGTCCGTTCGGTCCGTGGCACAGCCGAGGAGGACCATGGCGACGGTGGCGAGAAGAGTGCCGGAAAGAATTGGGTGCAAGAGATTCCTCCTGCCTGATTCTCCCACTGGAAGAGATCCCCTTCTCGATTCATGCCAGCCGGTAAGCGGTTTGACTACAATGCCCATTTAGCATAGCATAGATGTTCGATCTTGGCAGTACTCATTTACGAGCAGGTTCAGGATGAATGTAGCACACGCGCACAGGCCGAAGGAGACGGGTCCCTTCGAGGAGATCCACGAATACCGGGGCGTCGAGAAACGCAAGCTGAAGCTCGCGATGGCCATCACGGGGACGACGATGGTGGTCGAGATCGTCGGAGGGATTCTGACGAATAGCCTGGCGCTGCTCAGCGACGCCGGACACATGTTTACCCACCTGTTTGCCCTGACCGTCAGCTTCGCGGCCATCGTATTCGCTTCGCGAGAGCCATGCCATCATCGGACCTTCGGGCTTTACCGGGTGGAAATCCTGGCGGCGCTCTTCAACAGCCTCTTTCTGTTCGCCGTGACGGGCATCATTCTCTATGCGGGCATTGAGCGGCTCTTCAATCCCCGGCCCGTCCTGGGACTTCAGATGCTGGCGGTCGCCGTGGTCGGTCTGCTCGTCAATCTGGCGAGCGTGCTGATCCTACATGGCAGTTCGCACGATGATTTGAATGTCAAAGGGGCATTCCTGCACGTCCTGGCGGACACCGTTTCGTCAGTCGCCATCATCATCGGGGCCGTGGCCTTATATGCCACCGGTTGGGATTTCATCGATCCCCTGCTGGCTATAGGGATTTCCGTGCTTATCTTCGTTTGGGCGTACGGCTTGTTTCGAGAGGCTGTGGAAATCCTCCTGGAGTCCACGCCGAAGGGGCTCAGCATCGAGGACGTGTCGCGCGAACTCAAGGCCGCCGTACCGGAGATCCGGGAGATTCGCGACATGCACATCTGGGTCATCACGTCGAACATGTACTCCCTGACCGCCCACATCGTGGCCAACCCGGTGGATGCCGCCGGCTGCAACGGCCTTGTCAGTCGCGTCAACGCGGTCCTCGCTGAGAAATACGAAATCGAGCACACCACGATCCAAATGGATGCGGCCTGACCCGTCTGCGAACACTCAGCCGGCGAGCATCGTATAACCATGTTGTACTCGGATGAAGGATTCGCCGGTTCTCGCAGCCGGCGATGGAAACAAGCTCTTTTTGACAAGACGGGGCAATTCCTGTATACAATGTCCATGCGACTGTTCTGGCTGACAGTTTTGGGATGCTTTCTCTGGGTCTCCACACACGAGGTGGTGGACCATGCGGGCCCTTTCCGCGGCCCCGCTGCGACAGCCGGCAGGTATCTCGACAGACACGGCCACGATTCTTCCACCCCCGACGACCCGGCGGATGCCGATGACGACCACCACGGCTGCGATTCTCACGGACATCTTCGGGACTCCGTCCTGCCAGCCAAATCTGTCGCCAAGACCGTGATGATGCCTGCGACCCCGGTCGTATTCGACTCCATCGGAGTTCATCCGCAAGAGCATCTCTTGCTTTCCTTTACACGGCTCCTTTCTCCACCTGCACACGACCCGCCGCGCTATCTTTCTGCGCAGACATTGCTCCTGTAATCCGACATTGCGTTTCCCACAGCGCACTTGCTGCCGGCGCCTATCTCAGGGCATTCGAGGGCTTGCCTAACCGAAACGGGCAGCCCAGAACCGGCGCATGTGAGACTCTCTCCCAACACCTGATTACTCTTGCATCTGGAGGTTGTCCGAGAATGAACAAGCATATCCTCGGTGCCGTCTGCGTGTTTCCCCTGATCGTGGGAATTGCGGTGGCTACCTTGGCCGGGGGCTGCATGACGCGCAGCAGGTCACAGGAACCGCCGGCTCACTCTACTCGTCAGATCGATCCTGCAGGCGACGTGGCATCGCCAAAGGTCGCTGAGCCGCAGGGAGCGATCACCCTGAAGAACGCTATCGCCCACGCACTGCTGAACAGCCCGTCGTTGAAGGTGTTCTCGCTGGAAACACGCATTGCCGACGCGCGGAAGCTGCAAGCGGGCTTGCGTCCCAATCCCGAATTGACCCTGGAGGTGGAGGATTTCGCAGGCTCGCGAGATCTGAGCGGCTTCGACGCATCCCAGACAACCATCGGGATCGGCCAGGTCCTGGAGCTTGCCGGCAAGCGTGAGAAGCGCGTGGCCGTCGCGGCCGCCGAGGAGAGACTGGCCCAGTTGGACTACGAGGCCAGGCGACTGGACGTGATGAACCAGGTCACGCAGGCGTTCATTGAGGTTCTGGCCGCCCAGGAACAGCAGAACGTGGCGGAGGACCTCGTGCAACTGGCCGAGCAGGTCCAGGAGGTCGTGCGCCAGCGGGTCGAGGCAGGCAAGGATTCCCCGGTTGAGCAGGCCAAGGCCCAGGTGGCTCTGTCGTCGGCACGCATCACGTTGCGAGCAGCCCAGAAGCGGCTGGCCTCGGCCCGACAGATCCTCGCGACCGCGTGGGGTGGGGAGAGTCCCCGATTTGAGATCGCGACAGGCGACCTGCACGCAGTCCAGTCAATCCCCGGTTTCGAGTTGTTGGCCGGACGCATCCCCGAGAATCCTGCCATCGAGCGGTGGATCGCCAACGAGCAGGCACGCAAAGCCGATCGGGCTCTTCAGAAGGCGAGGGTCACGCCGGACCTTGGCGTCAGTGGTGGGCTTCGATATGCCTCTGAAGGCGATGATACAGCGTTTGTTGTGGGTCTTGCGATTCCACTGCCGGTGTTTGACAGGAACCAGGCAGGCGTCCAGGCAGCGAATCTGCAACTGGCGCAGGCCCGGGAGAATACGAAAGTAGCCGTCCTGGACGCGAGAACGAGCCTGTCTGAGGCGACAGCGCAGGCGACCAGCGCCCTGGCCGAGGCGACCGCCCTGCGCGACGAGATACTCCCCTCGGCCCAGAACACGCTGGCGGCCACAGAAGAGGGCTACCGCCAAGGCAAGTTCGACTACCTGAGTCTGCTGGATGCACAGAGGACCTACTTCGACGCCCAGCAGCAATACCTCAATGCGTTGACAACCTATCACAAGGCCAAGACAGACATCGAACTGCTGGTTGGCCGATCCATCGATACCGCCGAACAGGACCTGTGAGAAGTGAGGATAGATCCATGAAACAGAACGGTTTCTTTGTCATCATCGTGCTTGCCGCAGGCGTTGCCCTGGGAATCGGAACCGCCAAACTGGGCCTCCTGCCCGGCGGCACCGGGGGCGATCTTGCAGCGGTGGCCGCCACTGCGGAGGACGCACACGACCACGCCGCCGGGGGGCACGCCCATGGCGACGCAAAGACATCCCAAATCACTGTGTGGGGTGCGCGTTTCGAGGTGTTCCTGGAGCATCCATACCTCGTGGCCGGGGAGCCGGCGGGATTCGTGACGCACGTCTCCGACCTGACGACCGGCGAGCCGCGCACGGCCGGGCCGGTGACCTTTGTTCTCACCAACAGTTCCGGGGCACTGAAGGAATACGTCGCGCCCACACCTGCCAGGGCGGGCATCTACATCCCTCAACTGACCTTCCCCTCGCCGGGTGAATGGGCGGTCACGCTAAAAGTCCCCCTGGACGGCGCCGAGCATCAAGTAAAGCTGCCCGCCGTCCGGGTATATGCGTCACAGGCCGAAGCCGACACCGCACCGGCGCAGGAAACCCCAACCGGGATCAGTTTCCTGAAGGAGCAGCAATGGCCGGTACGGATGAAGGTCCAGCCGGCGCGCAGCCGTACCCTTGGCGGCAAGCAGGCGCTGGTTATTCCGCACTCCGCTCTGTTCGAGGAGAGTGGCAAGCAGGCGTTGTTCGTTCAGGTGGCCGGCGAGACCGTTCAGAAACGTTACCCCTCGCTCGGACAGACGGATGCAGGCATGGTCGAGGTCGTGTCCGGCGTGAATGAGGGTGAGCAGGTCATCTGCGAAGCTCTTGCGGCCGTGATTGAGGCCGAGAGACACGACTCCGGAGTCGAACATGCCCATGATGACGCTCCCTCGGCCGGAAACGACCCGGCCCGATTCGGCATCGAGACCGGGCCGGCTGGCCCGGGCGTCCTGGAACTTCGCGCGACGCTGGCCGGTGAAGTGAAGCTCAACGCCAACAAGGTGGCTCACATCGTCCCCCAGGTGCCCGGCAGGGTCCGCGAGGTACGCAAGGACGTGGGCGATCCGGTCCAGGCCGGCGAGGTGATGGCTTGGCTGGAGAGCACGGCACTGGGACAGGCCAAGATCGATTACCTGTCCAAGTTCGCCGAGATTTCCTGCCAGGCGATGGAACTGACGCGAGCCCGCGAGATCCACGACAATGCGACGCACCTCCTGAAGGTGCTGGAATCCGCGCCGCCATTGGAGACCCTGCGCGACAAGGATTGGGGTCCCATGGGCAGCGTCCGCAGCGAACTGATCGGCGCGTATGCGGAACTGCACTACGCCAGAGCCGCGCATGAGAGAGAGCAACAGCTTTTTGAAAAGCAGATCACCAGCGGCGACGATTTTCACAGGGCCCAAAGCGACTTGAAAAAGGCCGAGGCCGTCTATCAGGCGACACGGGATACAGTGGCCTTCGAGATTCGCCGCGGGCTGATCGAGGCGACGCATGCCCACCAGATTCGGGAGTTGGATGTGGTTGGGGCCGAACGCAATCTTTATGTTCTGGGCCTGACGGCGGCCGACATGCAGATTCTTCAGAAGCTCGCCCCGAGTCACTCGTCGCACAGTCATGATTCCGACGCCGATCCCACGGGCTCGACAGCGACACAGGCCCATGACGATGGGGACCACGCGACTGAAAACGAGCATCTCGCCTGGTATCCGCTGCGAGCGCCGTTTGACGGCACGGTCATCGACAAGCGTCTGTCGCTGGGCGAGGCTGTGAAGGAGGACGCGGATGCATTCGTGGTTGCCGATCTGGGGACCGTCTGGGTGGATTTCCGGGTCCATCAAAAGGACCTTCCCGCCATTGGACTTGACCAGACAATTCTCATCGAGTGTGGCCTCGACCGCATCGAAGGCAAGATCGCCTACCTGTCGCCCGTGGTCGACAACGACACGCGGACAGCCCTGGCGAGAGTCATCGTGCCCAATCCGTCCGGGGGCCTGCGGCCCGGCACGTTCGTCAGCGGCGTTGTGACGCTCAAGGACGCCGAAGCGCCCCTGGTCGTCGAGAAATCCGCGCTCCAGTACATCGACGATCAGCCCTGCGTCTTCGCCCATGACGGCCATGCCTTCGAGAAACGCCATGTGATGCTCGGCCGGACCGACGGCCGGTATATCGAAATCACGGCGGGATTGCAGCCGGGCGAGACCATCGTCACGAAGAACGCATTTCGCATCAAGTCCGAGATGGAGAAGGCCAAGACGGCCGTGAGCGGACACGGGCACGTGCATTGACCGCTCGCGCGTTTTGTGGGATTCATCGCACCGTGTTGAGAACGTCCTCACACAGTTGGGAGCGTAAAAGACATGATTGAACAGGTCATCCAGTTCTCATTCAGATACAAGCTGCTGATCCTGCTGCTCTTTGTCGCCGTGTGCGGCGCGGGCATTTATGCCTTCACCCACATGCCGATCGATGCCTTCCCGGACGTCAGTCCCAAGCTCGTGCAGGTCTTCGCCGAGGTCGAGGGCATGGCGGCCGAGGAAGTGGAGCAGTTGATCTCCCGGCCGGTTGAAGTGGCCATGATGGGCATTCCCGGGGTCAAGAAGATCCGCTCGCTGTCGTCGCACGGCCTGGCGACCGTGAACGTCTACTTCGAGGACGATGTGGATATCTACTTCGCCCACCAGCAGGTGGCCGAGAGGATCAAGCTGGCGGAGGAGGGGATCCCTGAAGGCGTGAACCTGCCGCACGGAGTCGAGAAGGGTCCGGTCCTGAGCGGCATGGGCAAGATCCTCATGTATTATCTCGACGCGGACGAAGGGTACAGTACGACCGATCTGCGCACGTTGCAGGACTGGGTGGTCAAGCGCGATCTTCAGACCGTCCCGGGCGTCGCCCAGGTCCTCAGCCAGGGCGGGTTCGTGCGCCAGTACCAGGTGCGCGTGCTGCCGGAGAACCTGCTCAAGTACGACCTGACCATCGACGGGGTCATCGAGGCGATCCGTCGGAACAACCAGAACATGGGGGCCGGACTGGTCGAACGCGGGGCGGAGGAACTGATGGTCCGCACCCTCGGGCAGATTGCGGACGCTCAGGACATTGAGAACATCGTCCTTAAGAGCCATCGCGGCCACCCGGTATACGTCAAGGACGTGGCTCTCGTCGGATTCGGTGAAGCGTTCCGCCGGGGGGTGGCCTCCCTCAATGGCGGCCAGGAGGTCGCCATCGGCGGCGTGTACAAACTCCACGGCGCGAACTCGTTCCAGGTCATCCAGCGCGTGCGGGACCGGATCGAGGAGATCAACAGGACGCTGCCGCCGGGCGTGAAGGTCGTGGTGTTCCACGACCAGGCCACACTGGTGAGAAACACGATCAACACCGTCCGCAGTGCCCTGATCCTGGGATTGATTCTCGTCAGTGTGACCGCCCTGGCGTTCCTGGGCAACCTGCGGAGCACGCTGGTCATCGTCCTTTCGCTGCCGTTCTCCATCCTGCTGGCGTTTGCCGTCATGTACCGTTACGGATTCGCGGGGGACCTGCTCTCCTTCGGTGGCGTCGCCATCGCGCTGGGCATGATCGTCGATGCCACCATCATCATGGTCGAGAAGATCCAGTCCCTTCTACGGGACCCCTCGGACCACCGCTCCATGCGCGAGGTCATCGCGGCCGCCGGTCGTGAGGTAGGCCAGCCCATCTTCTTCGCGACCGCCATCATCGTCATCGTCTTTCTGCCGATCTTTGCGCTCCAGGACGTCGAGGGCAAGATGTTCCGCCCGCTGGCCTTCACCGTAGTCGTGACGATGGCCGGCTCGCTGCTGTATGCGCTGGTCATCGCGCCCATTCTGTGCGGCCTGCTGCACCGCCGCGACGGCGGCAATCCCAAGCCGCCGCAGGCCACGGTCTTCCACCGCCTGTACCGCCGCGTGCTGGAATTCTCGCTAAACCAGGGGACCGCCGTCATGGCCGTCGTGCTGCTGATGCTCGCCTTGGGCTGGCTGACCTTCCAGCGACTGGGCCGGGAGTTCGTGCCGACCTTGCAGGAAGGGGCCATTCAGGTGCTGGCGCACATGAACCCGAACATCTCACTCAAAGAGATCGCCCGCACCACGACCCAGATCGAGAAGGATATCCTTAAGACACCGGAAGTGGAAGACGTCCTGTCCGAGATTGGCTACGGCGAGGTAGGTCCCCACGTGCACCACACGAATTACGCCTGCATGACAATCACTCTGCGGCCGCGTGATCAGTGGAAACGAGGCCGAACCCAGGAACACCTCGTCTCGGAGATCTCCAGCCGGCTGGAGGGATACCCGGGCGTCTCGATCAGCTTCTCCCAACCCATCCAGCATGAGGTCGATGGGCTTGTCACGGGCACGGGCGCCCAAGTCGTTGCCAAACTGTTCGGACCGGACCTCGATGTCCTCAAGGAGAAGGTCGCCGAGATCGAATCGGTTCTCTCGGACATCCCGGGCGTAGCCGACTTGCAGACGGACCAGTTCAGCGGCCAGACGCAGGTCCAAATCGCGCTCGACCGGGATGCCATCGCCCGCCACGGGCTCAACTCCCACCAGATCCAGCGTACCATCCAGGCCGCCATCGGCGGCAGTTTGGTCGGCACCGTCTTCGAGCAGGACAGAAGCTCCTGGATCAACGTGCGGTTCGACGAGCCCTACCGCAACGATATCGAGGCCATCGAAGGCTTGCTGGTGCGTACAGCGGCCGGATACACCGTGCCGCTGCGGGAACTGGCCCGGATCAACACGGTCACCGGCCTGCGGCAGATGACCCGGGAGGACACCCGGCGGTTCATCTCCGTCCAGTGCAACGTTCGCGGCCGGGACAGCGGCGGCTTCGTCGAGGAGGCGCAGCAGGCCGTCGCCCGCGCCGTCTCGCTCCCCCCGGGGTACGCCCTGGTCTGGGGCGGGCAGTTCGAATTGCAGCAGGCCGCGAACCGGCGGCTGATGATTATCGTGCCAATCACGCTGTTCCTGGTCCTGACGATGCTCTACATGCTCTTCAACTCGGTCCGCAGCGTCGCCTTGATCGTGCTGAACATCCCGCTGGCCTTGGTCGGAGGCGTCTTCGCCCTGAAGTTGGCCGGCGCC
Coding sequences within:
- a CDS encoding cation diffusion facilitator family transporter; its protein translation is MNVAHAHRPKETGPFEEIHEYRGVEKRKLKLAMAITGTTMVVEIVGGILTNSLALLSDAGHMFTHLFALTVSFAAIVFASREPCHHRTFGLYRVEILAALFNSLFLFAVTGIILYAGIERLFNPRPVLGLQMLAVAVVGLLVNLASVLILHGSSHDDLNVKGAFLHVLADTVSSVAIIIGAVALYATGWDFIDPLLAIGISVLIFVWAYGLFREAVEILLESTPKGLSIEDVSRELKAAVPEIREIRDMHIWVITSNMYSLTAHIVANPVDAAGCNGLVSRVNAVLAEKYEIEHTTIQMDAA
- a CDS encoding TolC family protein — protein: MNKHILGAVCVFPLIVGIAVATLAGGCMTRSRSQEPPAHSTRQIDPAGDVASPKVAEPQGAITLKNAIAHALLNSPSLKVFSLETRIADARKLQAGLRPNPELTLEVEDFAGSRDLSGFDASQTTIGIGQVLELAGKREKRVAVAAAEERLAQLDYEARRLDVMNQVTQAFIEVLAAQEQQNVAEDLVQLAEQVQEVVRQRVEAGKDSPVEQAKAQVALSSARITLRAAQKRLASARQILATAWGGESPRFEIATGDLHAVQSIPGFELLAGRIPENPAIERWIANEQARKADRALQKARVTPDLGVSGGLRYASEGDDTAFVVGLAIPLPVFDRNQAGVQAANLQLAQARENTKVAVLDARTSLSEATAQATSALAEATALRDEILPSAQNTLAATEEGYRQGKFDYLSLLDAQRTYFDAQQQYLNALTTYHKAKTDIELLVGRSIDTAEQDL
- a CDS encoding efflux RND transporter periplasmic adaptor subunit translates to MKQNGFFVIIVLAAGVALGIGTAKLGLLPGGTGGDLAAVAATAEDAHDHAAGGHAHGDAKTSQITVWGARFEVFLEHPYLVAGEPAGFVTHVSDLTTGEPRTAGPVTFVLTNSSGALKEYVAPTPARAGIYIPQLTFPSPGEWAVTLKVPLDGAEHQVKLPAVRVYASQAEADTAPAQETPTGISFLKEQQWPVRMKVQPARSRTLGGKQALVIPHSALFEESGKQALFVQVAGETVQKRYPSLGQTDAGMVEVVSGVNEGEQVICEALAAVIEAERHDSGVEHAHDDAPSAGNDPARFGIETGPAGPGVLELRATLAGEVKLNANKVAHIVPQVPGRVREVRKDVGDPVQAGEVMAWLESTALGQAKIDYLSKFAEISCQAMELTRAREIHDNATHLLKVLESAPPLETLRDKDWGPMGSVRSELIGAYAELHYARAAHEREQQLFEKQITSGDDFHRAQSDLKKAEAVYQATRDTVAFEIRRGLIEATHAHQIRELDVVGAERNLYVLGLTAADMQILQKLAPSHSSHSHDSDADPTGSTATQAHDDGDHATENEHLAWYPLRAPFDGTVIDKRLSLGEAVKEDADAFVVADLGTVWVDFRVHQKDLPAIGLDQTILIECGLDRIEGKIAYLSPVVDNDTRTALARVIVPNPSGGLRPGTFVSGVVTLKDAEAPLVVEKSALQYIDDQPCVFAHDGHAFEKRHVMLGRTDGRYIEITAGLQPGETIVTKNAFRIKSEMEKAKTAVSGHGHVH
- a CDS encoding efflux RND transporter permease subunit, translated to MIEQVIQFSFRYKLLILLLFVAVCGAGIYAFTHMPIDAFPDVSPKLVQVFAEVEGMAAEEVEQLISRPVEVAMMGIPGVKKIRSLSSHGLATVNVYFEDDVDIYFAHQQVAERIKLAEEGIPEGVNLPHGVEKGPVLSGMGKILMYYLDADEGYSTTDLRTLQDWVVKRDLQTVPGVAQVLSQGGFVRQYQVRVLPENLLKYDLTIDGVIEAIRRNNQNMGAGLVERGAEELMVRTLGQIADAQDIENIVLKSHRGHPVYVKDVALVGFGEAFRRGVASLNGGQEVAIGGVYKLHGANSFQVIQRVRDRIEEINRTLPPGVKVVVFHDQATLVRNTINTVRSALILGLILVSVTALAFLGNLRSTLVIVLSLPFSILLAFAVMYRYGFAGDLLSFGGVAIALGMIVDATIIMVEKIQSLLRDPSDHRSMREVIAAAGREVGQPIFFATAIIVIVFLPIFALQDVEGKMFRPLAFTVVVTMAGSLLYALVIAPILCGLLHRRDGGNPKPPQATVFHRLYRRVLEFSLNQGTAVMAVVLLMLALGWLTFQRLGREFVPTLQEGAIQVLAHMNPNISLKEIARTTTQIEKDILKTPEVEDVLSEIGYGEVGPHVHHTNYACMTITLRPRDQWKRGRTQEHLVSEISSRLEGYPGVSISFSQPIQHEVDGLVTGTGAQVVAKLFGPDLDVLKEKVAEIESVLSDIPGVADLQTDQFSGQTQVQIALDRDAIARHGLNSHQIQRTIQAAIGGSLVGTVFEQDRSSWINVRFDEPYRNDIEAIEGLLVRTAAGYTVPLRELARINTVTGLRQMTREDTRRFISVQCNVRGRDSGGFVEEAQQAVARAVSLPPGYALVWGGQFELQQAANRRLMIIVPITLFLVLTMLYMLFNSVRSVALIVLNIPLALVGGVFALKLAGANVSIPSSIGFIALFGAALTDGLVLISRFEYLRKQGLALRDAVVEGALSKLRPVMITTLTTAFGLLPLIFSSGVGSEIQRPLAIVVVGGLASSTLLTLIVLPTLYWHTAGSRKDVSAAAASA